The DNA segment TCTAACATGTGGCTTCCCTTAATATTTTATAAATTCTGTGATGTTATTTACTAATCTTCGGGCAACAAAAAAGCCCTCGGAAGATAATCTTCCGAGGGCTCTCTTTTGCGTTCTGCGCCACTGGAAGATTGTTAACCGTCTTCCAGCACTCATCGGCCTGTCAGACTAGTCAGGATGATGGTGATGATGGTGGCTGAACTGAACGCGAGTAAGCATTTTTTGTAATCCAATAATTTGGCAGACACGATTGTCTGCGTTAACTGTAAATTAACCTAAACCAAATGCAGGGGGGATGGCAACCCCTTTTTTGTGGTCATTTTTTGTTTTATCTCTAGCTGGCACAGAGCGAGAAAAGTTTAATATTTCGTTTTTGTTTCATTTACCCAGCATGATTGATTATTACTGACAATACTTTACTGCACGATATAGCGTGGAAATTGTATAAACAGAGAGAGTGGCGTAGCCTGATTTATATGAATAAATTGTTTTCCATGCATAATTCATCAGAACAAAGGGTGCGATTAGGTCGCAGGTCATGCGTATTGAGAGGGCCGCAATGAAAAAAATATCAATAGTAGGACTTGGTTGGGTTGGTATGCCGTTGGCCCTATCTTTGCTGGGGCGCGGCTATCAGGTCGTTGGCAGTAAAACCACGTCCGACGGCGTTGAAGCCGCTCGTATGAGCGGGATTGAATGTTATCCGTTGGTGATGACGCCTGAACTTGAGTGCGAGCAAGACGATCTGGAACAGTTGCTCGATGCCGATGCTTTAGTGATTACGCTGCCAGCCAGTCGTAGACCCGAAGAGGGGGAGCGTTATCTGCATGCGGTTCAGCTTTTGGTGGATAGCGCTTTGGCACATAACATTCCACGGATTATTTTCCTGAGCTCTACCTCGGTTTATGGCGACGCCGTTGGTACCGTCAACGAACGATCTGAGCTGCAACCGAGCACCAGCGCTGGCCGCACGTTGGCTGAGTTAGAAACGTGGCTGCACGATTTGCCAAATACCTCTGTCGACATTTTACGCTTGGCGGGATTGGTTGGCGCAGGGCGTAATCCGGGCCGTTTTCTTGCAGGAAAAACCGGTATTGCTGGCGCCAACAGCGGCGTGAATCTGGTGCATCAAGATGACGTGATTGCGGCCATTCAAATGCTGCTCAAACTGCCTCAGGGTGGGCATGTATATAACCTGTGTGCGCCGATCCATCCGACTAAGGCCGAGTTTTATCCGCCTCTAGCGCGAGCTTTAGGATTGGAGCCACCGCAGTTTGCCGATGAAGATCAGCCTGCGCAGGGAAAATTGGTGGACGGCAGTTTAATCAGCAAAGAATTAGGGTTCGAATATCAATATACAAATCCGACGCTGATGCCATTGAATTGATTTGCGCTTAAAGTAAAAAAGCCTGTCAGATGACAGGCTTTTTATTGTCAGCTTTAAACCACCTCCTCGGGAGGTGGTGATTGTCCCTGTGAGGCTATAGCCTGAAGGAAGCCCATGCCAGAAAATTCCAGCTTACTCACCACAAGTAAGAAGGAAATCACTGACATGAGCAGTTATAGAAGTTCAGCACATGTATTCTGGCGTTGCAAATATCACTTGGTGTGGACGCCAAAGTATCGCTACAAGGTTTTAGCAGGGGCGGTAGGTAAAGAGCTTTATCGCTCAGTTTATATACTTTGCAATATGAAAGATTGTGAGGTACTTGAACTGAATGTTCAGCCAGACCATGTTCATCTTGTCGTGATGATCCCACCGAAACTCTCGATCTCAACGCTGATGGGCGTCCTGAAAGGGCGCACAGCTATTCGTCTCTACAACAAGTTTCCGCATATACGAAAGAAGCTGTGGGGTAATCATTTTTGGGCGAGGGGATATTTTGCCGACACAGTTGGAGTGAACGAAGAAATTATCAGGCGCTACGTGAGGCATCAGGATAAGAAAGACCAAGAATACGAACAGCAAATGGCGTTATTACAGGATTAAAACGAACAAGGCCCCCTTTTAGGGGGCCCCATTTAAAGCCACCTCTTCAAGAGGTGGATTTTTACTGCAGAAATGAACGTCGTTATTACGCGCTAACGCTGCCCCACATATCATATTCATCAACGTTTTCGATGGTGACGTTAACCACGTCGCCGATCTTCAAGGTGGTTTCGCCGTTGAGATAGACCGCGCCGTCGATTTCAGGTGCATCAGCCATGCTGCGGCCAATAGCGCCTTCTTCGTCCACTTCATCGATGATAACGGGAAGGGTTAGGCCAATTTTGTCTTTCAGACGCTGGGCTGAAATTTGTTGCTGAAGCTGCATAAAGCGGTGGAAACGTTCTTCCTTCACTTCTTCCGGCACTTGGTCAGCCAATTCATTGGCGGTAGCCCCTTCAACTGGGCTGAATTTGAAACAGCCAACGCGGTCGAGTTTCGCTTCAGTCAGGAAATCGAGCAGCATCTGGAAGTCTTCTTCGGTTTCGCCTGGGAATCCAACGATAAATGTTGAACGCAACGTGAGCTGCGGGCAAATTTCGCGCCAGCGTTTAATGCGCTCAAGGGTGCGTTCTACTGCGCCAGGGCGCTTCATCAGTTTAAGGATTTTTGGACTGGCGTGCTGAAGCGGGATATCCAGATACGGCAACAC comes from the Hafnia alvei genome and includes:
- the hisL gene encoding his operon leader peptide produces the protein MLTRVQFSHHHHHHPD
- a CDS encoding SDR family oxidoreductase, whose translation is MKKISIVGLGWVGMPLALSLLGRGYQVVGSKTTSDGVEAARMSGIECYPLVMTPELECEQDDLEQLLDADALVITLPASRRPEEGERYLHAVQLLVDSALAHNIPRIIFLSSTSVYGDAVGTVNERSELQPSTSAGRTLAELETWLHDLPNTSVDILRLAGLVGAGRNPGRFLAGKTGIAGANSGVNLVHQDDVIAAIQMLLKLPQGGHVYNLCAPIHPTKAEFYPPLARALGLEPPQFADEDQPAQGKLVDGSLISKELGFEYQYTNPTLMPLN
- the tnpA gene encoding IS200/IS605 family transposase; the encoded protein is MSSYRSSAHVFWRCKYHLVWTPKYRYKVLAGAVGKELYRSVYILCNMKDCEVLELNVQPDHVHLVVMIPPKLSISTLMGVLKGRTAIRLYNKFPHIRKKLWGNHFWARGYFADTVGVNEEIIRRYVRHQDKKDQEYEQQMALLQD